A segment of the Bufo bufo chromosome 5, aBufBuf1.1, whole genome shotgun sequence genome:
atgtgattttaccgcaagcaaaatacattttcctttaccgaagtggagctggattttcttGAACCACATTGCACTACGTTACCCGGGCCTGGCACTGGTCCTCCGTGCTCACAGGTGAAggtggggcaggtgagagctgctgaactttctttttcttctatAGGATATTTAATGGTCAGTTAGGGATCTTACAACAATTGATATTAAAAGCTACATTTTACAAGTATTATCAAAGACATATGTTAAAACAAGGCAAATAGTAGTCTACATGACTAATTGTAAATATttatcactgtagggggcagtattactcttGAGGGCATTCAAGAAGGGGATTACTATTGGTGGGGACTTTGAGGAGGGGCACTcggttttcttcaggatagtgtttgggggtattggggagcacagcgagcagcaggataacactgttgggactctaggttgggggatgatgatagaaaagtcaggaagctaagatgtctgtgtgtcagacgaggcgcggctgagagaagttgtccggaccagaGAAGATCCACatccgaggagacgtcacctgggaggccctggatgtgagcggTATGTgccgctgtatagcaagtacaggaaaatgtctttagtgctagaGTGTGCGGGGAGGGGGGACGGGTATGTCGACTTAGAGAatggggccatatgcattggggcttgggccctggatcttttgagaccctagcaaggccctggtcttaaagaggttgtctcatcatggacaatgggggcatatcctagcgatatgcccccattgtcttataggtgcaggtcccaccgcggggacccgcacctatatcgggaacggagccccgcaaggtggtggctggaggactctggtctggccactaccaagccggctccccatagaagtgaaagggagcgcaccgcacatgcCTGGCCAccaatcccattcacttctatgggcctgacagaaatagccgagccagctattttcggcggccctatagaaaatgaatagagggcggctgcgcatgcgcagtgccccctcCAACACTTTCGGggttccgttctcgatataggtgcgggtccctataaggcattgggagcatatcctagcgcaaccttcggcactccatctgctgtgaaactacaactccctgcatgtaaacatgctcagctgttcttctatgggtactttcacactagcgttattcttttccagcattgagttccgtcctaggggcaaaaatgtcaaaaaaatagatgccggatccgtttttccgtatgacaccggagagacggatccggcatttcaatgcacttgtcacacggatcaggatcctgatccgtctgacaaatgccatcagtttgcatacgttttgtcggatccggcaggcagttccggagatggaactgcctgccggaatcctctgctgcaagtgtgaaagtagcctaactcccaCAAAAgtaaatgaagcattctgggagttgtagttgctgaacagctggagtgccaaaggttgcggatccctgtcctagcgatatgccaccattgtcttgagacaaccccttttaggacTCATGCATGAGGCATAGGTCGGGGGCGTGCCACTGCTGTTGGGCGCTGGAATTCCGCCATCAGGTCTACTCCAACTGAAGAAGTCTGTCTGATAAGGATCCTATAGAATTACAGAAGTATTGCCTTGCAGAGTGCCTACCGATGGCACCCGTGAGTCGTGACCCACAACAACTTCTGCATGAGCTCTTAGGATGAAGAATATACTACAACAGGGAtcactttggcactccagctgctgtgcaaCTACAGCTCCCAACATACactgctgttcttgtaactcctataTAAGTGAAGgggggattctgggagttgtagtttcagaacagccagagtgctgaaggttgctgatctctgcacTAGAAGGTGGCAGCCGGGCAATGGGGCTGTGCCAGTCAGCTGTGGTCAACCAGTTCTATGGAAACCATAGCTAAGTATGTCAAAGTAGTGTGCAGGTGTCCTGTGCCATTCCCGGCAGCACTGCCCTCATGAGGCACAGGGGCCCCATCAGCCTCCAGGACCCCCTCTCCATACAAGAGCTACTCCTATTCACGTTGTACTGGAAGGTCCAGCGCCTGCCATCCAGCGCCATGACTGGCACACAACTTACCGCTCAGATAATTAGTCCACTTGTACAGGATCCCTTCCATGCTGCTGGGTGGCACAAAATCAGCTTCACATGGCCAGGCCCCTGGCATCTCTCCCCTGGGATTGTGTGCCTGCTTCCCGGCACTGCTTGGCACGACCCCAGCGCTGGTCATAGGGAAGACAGTGACAAGCGGCTTCGCCAGCAGCGCATTTCCGTTGTGAATAGCAACAAGCAGGGGCAGTTGCGGCGCCTACTACACAGCTCTGACGTCACGGAACGCCCCTTCTACGTCTCCATCAGCAGAGCGCAAACATTTCCCTTGTCCCCGCCCATCGTCTGCTTCCCGGAAGAGCTCTTAACCAATCACCGTTCACCACCTGACCAGCTGACTTACACTTTGACCAGTGAGGTACTCGCACTATAACCACGCCTACCACATCAGCCAATAGGGTGAGCTTCTGTACAGTTAAATGCCCCTCCAGCCGCGGACAGTTCTAGACTTGCCGTGCCACGTCTGCTGGCGCTGGTGGCAGGCGGAGTACAATGAGGATGGTGGCGCTGCTGGCGGCCGCTGCTCTGCTGGCCTGTGCCGGGGCCGCGCTGATCCCGGAGCCtgaagtgcagatccaagtcctgCAGAAGCCTTTCCTGTGCAAGAGGAAGACCAAGAACGGGGATCTGCTGCTCGTGCACTTTGAGGGATTCCTGCAGAGTAATGGGACCAGATTCCATTCCACGTGAGTCCTCGGCACTGTCAGCTCCTCCTATTGGGCCTGTGATCCCCTagcttgtttttttatttaagcaCTGGGGTGCTCCTGGCAAAAGaatttccggggggggggggagttgaccAGGTTCAGACATGAACATGGTAGCATCATATGCCTTTAGCTGCTAAGTGCACAAGCTAtcctgttcatatgtgcccgcattgctgagacaaatgatgttttaatatatgcaaatgagcctctaggagcaatgggggcgttaccattactcctagaAGCTCTTTTGAACTgcagtgccctctgcactttgactttaggagGTCAGGCCCAGGTGTGATTATGATTTCACTTccttggccctgtcaaagtggtcagtatgtggcagttgcagagagagcagagcctctaggtgtaatggcaacaccctcattgctcttagaggctcatttgcatatattaaaacttcttaTTTCTCAGCAATCCGGGCACATATGagaccaacatagatgccttcagctgccaagcgcacacagAACAGGTCaatcagtttcataggtacaaatctgttgacagatgcgattgagctgagattgacaaagtataaactaCTACTGGTGCTTGTTCTAGGAACACACAACCAAGGTGGTCCCACAATGTCCTGGACATGCTGAAGGCAGGTCAATGTTCCCTCCATGAATACCAGGTGGGAATGGCCATGCTAGCTAATGATaccccacaccatgacacctgaGGGCTGAAGAGCACCTACTGTCATCATCCATAGTGCGGAGAAACCATGCCTGATGGCAGTAGGTGTCCTGATGTTGCTTGCCATTAGCTTCAATGGCTGTCCCTTCTGGTATTCATGGAGCGAACATTGACCACCCTTCAGTCTGTCCAGGACATCATGGAACCTGATGTGTGTTACAGACTGTAGCACACATCACAGGTCTGGACTGTCATTACCATACACAGTGTATGGTAATCACAGCAGGGCCCATAGATGTAGCACTATAACTGTGAAAAAAATCGGGTCACTAGGAGACCGAGCCTGGGGCTGGATCACCTCTGCCCctatagaaggcaggtcccaatgccgtgttaggcattgggcagcctgtgcatggcatcgggctgccttgtcacccatcgggtcctcgccacagcagcgtggggacccaatgggctccctcacccgccgcatGAACCTTCTATGCTCCTGTCTGCggcatagaaagggttaatccgccatcGGCTTTTACTTCAATGccggcaggggcccggctatcggggactgccaggcccctgcagtgattgaTCACCGTGACacaatagtacgtcaaaatgtggCAAGTCACTTGTCgccatgacatactattacgtcatatgtcgggaaggggttaaacaccgtCTCTTCCCCGTTATTATTCATTCACATAATGTCAAAAAGTCTAAAGGGGTTTTCATGGCTGTTAAAAACGGCTTCCTTTTCTCCAATCTCTCAGATCACAGACCAGAGGGGTAGATGGGTAATTCTGGTATGCACAGTGAGCAATGCTATCTACACGCTAGTGAATGTATATGCTCCCAATGAACGCCAACTATCCTTCCTGCATAAGGTGATGAGACACGTTCATATGGTAAAGCAGGACAAGCTGATACTATGTGGGGGGACTTCAATTTTATTTTAGACCCTTCTCTCGACTCTACTAATCCCTCCAGATCTCCCACAGGCCTCCTTTATTCACTCTAAAGACCTGGTCGACGTCTGGCGGGCGCAGCACAGTCCGAGGGACTACACCTTTTTCTCCCCTGTACACTCTTCCTATTCCCGCATCGACATGTTCCTTGTGGACCATACAGCCTTGTTCCATACTACAGATTCCTCCATCAGCCTGATCCAATGGTCCACCCACGCCCCCCATATCACTAACTCTGGCAGAAAAGTTGCAAGCCCACCCCCTATATGGTGAAACGCCTACCTGTTCTTGCATCCGAAATACAAACCTGAGATTACTAGCcgtaaagaaaaagggggtcagtatgGCTACTAGCCGTAGCCATACAGGAATACGGTACTTCCAGTTCAACGTAGGATCAGTATCCAACCCGCTCAATCTCAACGATAACACTGCATTGCCAGAAAACTGAGGCCTTGGTCAGgattcccagctgccactgctcTCCCCCCTCCCAGCTAGAGTCTTTGAACGCTCCCATTTCGGAGCTGGAACTGAAGAAATTGATTCTTTCCCTCCCTGCAGGTAAGTCCCCGGGCCCCGATGGGCTGTCAAACGAATATTATAAGCAATTCTGCACCCCCCTGGCCCCATATTTTATTAACTGTTTCAAAATGTCATGTCAGGTGTTGCCTTCCCGCTAGACATGCTGATGGCATTGATGGTCACCCTCCCCAAACCAGGTAAACCCACGGACTCTCCTCAAAATTTAAGACCCATTTCCCAACTTAATTCGGAAATCAAAATATTTGCTAAATTGATTGCTAATAGATTATCCCTAATACTTCCACATTTAGTGAAAGACGACCAATCCGGGATTGTCAAGGGTAGACAGGCTTCAGATAACATGAGGCGGCTGCTAAATCTTTTCAATGTGGCGGAAATCAAGAACCTTCCCCTTGTGGAAGTCACACTAGACGCTGAAAAGACGCTTGACCGCCTTTTACTGGTCATTCGTCTTTTCTGTCCTTGGGGAAATGGGTTTCACTGGCTCCATTGTTAATGCAGTGCAAGGCTTGTACTCTGACCCTATAACTAGCATCTTTGTCAATGGGGTTTTATCTGACAGTTTTCACATCACCAATGGCTCCTGCTAAGGCTACCCTTTGTTCCCCCCCTAATAATTATTGTGGCCCTAGAACCCTTAGCACAACATTCGTCTTTCAATGGAAATGGAGGGATTGAGGGTTGGCGCTTCGCCACATACCATCTCCCTATATGCTGACGACATTAGTCTCGCGTCACAAACCTCAGACAATCGTTGAAAAACACATTCTCTCTCATCTCCCATTTTGGCTCATTATCTTACTATAAGATTAACAGCTTGAAATCACAAGCCCTTTCCATTATCAGAATTGATACCTAAAATGCACgttccctttaggcccctttcacacgagcgagtctttGACGTGAACGCACGGCACCCGCACTGactcctgacctattcatttcaatgggtctgtgtacatgattttttttttttttttttttctcaagcatcagttctgcgttgcgtgaaaaacacagcatgttctatattctgcatctttcacgcagccctggtcccatagaagtgaatggggcttcagtaaaaaaacacattgcatctggaagcaagtgcggatgcaatgcatttttcactgaaggttgctaagagatgtttgtaaaccttcaggttttttttgtttgttttttagcatGCGCGTGAAAATGGCATTAAAACACATTGAAAActgaactgactgaacttgctcgagtgaaagaggccttagacttgcAGTTATCGACTCTTACCTTGAAATTAAACTTTCATATCCTTGTTCGCTTGCATACCAGAACAAATACGAACACCTTCTCTCCACCATGTCAAAAGATTTCACGAGCTTCAGCATGAAAGACGTCTCATGGGTTGGCAGAGTGGCGTCATTCCAAATTATGACTTTGCCTAAGCTGATATGTTTTCCATGCACTGCCAATTCCTGTACCCAATTCATTTCTCAAGGCAGCGCAGaaactccttaaagggaacctgtcactgggattttgggtatagagctgaggacatgggttgctagatggccgctagcacatccgcaatacccagtccccatagctctgtgtgcttttattgtgtaaaaaaaacgatttgatatgcaaatgaacctgagatgagtcagagcttgaaaatatgacttctctggtcacacaagtaagatatgactcttttatgttaatttgcatatgtatcaaatgttttttttttttttttaacacaataaaagcacacagagctatggggactgggtattggggatgtgctagcggtgatctagcaacccatgtcctcagctctatatccaaaatcccggtgacgtgTTCCCTTTAACTCCTACTTATGGAACACAGGCTGTCCTAGAGTAGCTCACTCCTTAATGTTCAGGAAAAAAAGGGCAGGTGGCATTGGCCTCCCCTCAattaaagattatttttattCCATAGGCCTTTCCCTTCTTGGGTAATGGTGGAACCCCACATCAGGCAGGTCCTGGGTCCAAATTGAAGCTCACTCCCTAACTGGAGGCCCTTTGAAGGACTACCTTTGCCTAGCTGCATGGAAACCAGCCTTACTCAACCCCTTTCCTGACAATGGTGCATGCTGGATCCCTGTGGTTACAGTTCCACCGCTCTCGGGGAGGACCGAGCCTTCTTCTGCTCCCTCATGTAACCATATATGTCCTGGAAAAGTTTCATTGGTAACATTGACCTGTCCAACTGATTGAAGACACAGCATTGGTCTCCTTCAAAACTCCTTCAAAGGGTCAGGCATTTGCCTTATTCCGAATTTTTCTTGTATCTGAGGGTTCGCCACTGCCTTGCTTCCCTCCATCCACCTCCCAATATTTGCTCTGACATCATCAGATTATACCAAAATCCATTCCTATTTAAACAACGCACCACACGATATATACCGTATATGACTTAATAGGAGACAATCTAGGTTTGTTAAATCTCCAATGTTTAAATGGGAACAAGACCTGCAAACCACCTTTTTGGAGGAGGAGTGGGCCAATTCGGTGGGCTTCATGGCGTCCACTTTCAAATGCACTACCCAGTACGAAGCTGGGATGAAAACCTTGCTCAGGTGGTACTTTACCCTCCAGAGATTAAGCCTTATATATCCAGGTATATCTGCTTGCTGCTGGCGAAATTGCGGGAAAACTGGATCATTAAACCATATTCTATGCTCGTGCCCAAAACTTGCTAACTACTGGCAACAAACTTTTGCCTTAGTTTTACAGGTCTCTGGGTTACAGATTAGGCTTcgctcacatcaccgttcagcctttctgtgAGCAGGAAAATGGAAATGACGGAGAAggcaactgagccaaacggagcctaaggacctcatagactataatggggtccgttatgtttccgctcagaagatgattttgaagcagagacaaaagtcctgcatgcacaacttttgtctccgctccaaaatcatcttctgagaggaaacctaacggaccccattatagtctatggggtcctaagggctccgtttggctcagttgccttctctgtcctttccgttctcctgctcctgaacgaagtgatgtgaacgaagccttactcCCTCATTCTTGAACTTACGGGTAGAAACGCATTATTGGCCACATCCTGTTGTGTGCCAAGCTAATAATCGCTAAACATTGGAAATCTGTAGTGCTTGGATGGTCTCTGTTAGGGATCTAAACACCTCCTTGTAGACATGAGAAACTGTTACCTGCCACCATGATTAACCCAGCTGTCAGAGATGGTACATGGGCTCCTTGGATGTTACATACAGACTACTTTCCATGATTAATAAAACCTGCACTACTCAACTTGTTGTCTTGCCTGAGTGCCCCTCCCCTCATCAAAATTTTCCTTTGTTTTTGGTGGTGGTCATCTTCATTTAAGATGTATGCAACCTTTTCTACCATTGTGAATACCAACAGACAGACGCTTGACATGCGCCAGCTCAACGCTACAGCATCTGATTTATCTGTTTGTTTCATGACGTTATTATGACCTTCTGGGTTCTTTGTACCATTTGTATTtgaaaaaaatcaataaacatTATTTCTAATTCAAGGGAGTCGTTAGTAAATGGAAGAATCCATAAGAGTATTTCTGCACATGACAAATACCGTGAAGGTTCAGTTACAGAGAATCTGCTGGAAATCCACAACCGTGAAAAACGCACCATAtctggattttgctgcagatttcactctTCACTTTTTGCATTGGAAAGGGTGAAATACTCAATAAAAATGGAGGGAAGAAGTGTAATGTGATCTAAAGGTTTGGTCATGCTTCTGTTGCAGGTATGTGGATAACAATGGTCAGCCTGTATGGTTTACACTTGGCATCCGGGAAGGGATTAAAGGCTGGGACAAAGGCCTCAAAGAGATGTGTGTTGGAGAGAAACGGAAGATAACTGTCCCTTCTGCTCTGGCATATGGGAAAGAAGGAAAAGGTAACTGGTACTGCCAGGTCTGACATATTAGAAACCTActgattgtactgacctggaaacTGCAGTATTTCAAAATGCCTTGCTCCAGATGGAGACTGGTTAAGGAGGCATCTGACTAGACTACAAGATcagtactgggtgggcatgattcTTCAAATATTGCATCTGCAACATTCCTACACTTCTAGTTGGGGGTGGGATTCTGGTGGGTTGTCTGGCTGCACTGCTTTATGTAAACTCCTAGACTTATATTTTCCTTCAGTAGTTTTCCAAAaccttcatattgatggcctatcccgagGCATAgctatgtgatcagtgggggccgctatttgaagaggccgcagtgctctAGGCCTGTGACATCATGTACATCGGGCACATGGCCTagcaactgcaataccaagcactcctGCTATCTAATGGACGGTGCTGAGCTTggcaaggtggcagcagtgttGACCAgagcgctgtggcctcctcaaacggcGGGGTTGCCAGGTGTCAGAACCCCACCAataacatattgatgacctatcctgagattaggccatcaatattaacatcatgggaaaaaccc
Coding sequences within it:
- the FKBP14 gene encoding peptidyl-prolyl cis-trans isomerase FKBP14, with protein sequence MRMVALLAAAALLACAGAALIPEPEVQIQVLQKPFLCKRKTKNGDLLLVHFEGFLQSNGTRFHSTYVDNNGQPVWFTLGIREGIKGWDKGLKEMCVGEKRKITVPSALAYGKEGKGKIPPESTLIFDIDLMEIRNGPRSHESFQEMDLNDDWKLSKEEVRAYLKAEFEKHGSAVNESDHEVLVESIFEKEDEDTDGYISAREFTYVHDEL